GATGAAGAACCGGCGCGGTTCGACTCCGAATCGCTCTACGCGGCGCTCGAAGCGCACTTTGGCGCGAACGGCTTCGCCGACCAGCGCGTGCTGATCGTGCGCGGCGACGGCGGGCGCGAATGGCTCGCCGAGCGTCTGCGCGAAGCGGGCGCCGAAATCGACACCGTCGCGGCCTACCGGCGCGTCGTGCCGGAGCCGCCCATCGCCGCGTGGACGCGCGTGCATGCGCTGCTCGAGGGCGCGCCGCACGCGTGGCTCGTCACCAGTTCCGAAGGCGTGCGCAATCTCGACGAGTTGGCGCGCGAGCATCTCACGGCGGGCGAAGTCGTCGAGCTGCATCACGCGCCGCTCGTGGCGCCGCATCCGCGGATCGCCGAGACGGCGCGCTCAATGGGTTTTGATAGGATGACGGTGTCCGGCGCGGGCGACGAACGCATCGTCGAGACGCTGCTGGGTCTCGTTTCCTCGCAGGTCCGTCCCGCCGCAGATCCCGTTGTTCAACCGGTTCAGAACACTCCGGCCGCAACGCCGGTTCACTCTCGCATGACTGATTCGAACAATTCCAGCAGCACGACCCGTTCAGGCGCCGTCACGGCCGCCCCGGAAAACAGCGGCGGCAGCGCGGCCGCTTCGGCCGGCACGGCCGGTAACGCCAGCAGCGGCGCGAGCGCCAGCGCGGCGTCGCGGCCCACATACGCGTCGTCGGGCGGCACCGGCAATCTCACGCCGAACAACACCGGCGCGCGCCGCGGCGGCGCGGGCACGGCGCTCTTGTGGCTCGTCGTGGTGCTGGTCGCGGCCGGCGCGGGCGCGGGCGGCTACGTGATCAACCGCAAGCTCGACCGGCTCGACACGCAACTGGTGCAGCGCCAGCAGGCGGCGGATCAGCAGACCGCCGCGTTGCGCGCGCGTGCCGATCAGGCCGCCCAGGGCGCGCAGCAGCTCGACAAGCAGATGGCGCAACTCGAAGGCAAGATCGCCGACGCGCAGACCTCGCAGCAGGCGCTCTCGCAGCAGTACGCCGATCTCGCCAAGAATCGCGACGACTGGTCGCTCGCCGAAGTCGGCCAGATGCTGTCCAGCGCGAGCGAGCAACTGCAACTCACGGGCAACACGCAGCTCGCGCTGTTCGCGCTGCAAAGCGCCGACACGCGTCTCGCCGCCTCGAGCGCGCCGCAGGCGCTGGCCGTGCGCAAGGCCATCGCGCAGGACATCGACAAGCTCAAGGCCGCGCCGTCCACCGACCTCTCGGGCATGGCCATCAAGCTCGACACCGCGCTCGGCCAGATCGACGCGCTGCCGCTTGCCGGCGAGGCCATCGTCGCGCACACGAAGCCCGAAGCGCCGCAGCCCGCCGACATCGGCAAGACGGCCGCCGCCGCCAACGAGCCGAAGTGGAAAGCGTGGCTGAACACCTTCGTCGCGGGCGTGGGCCAGCAGGTCGCGAGCCTCGTGCAGGTGCGCCGCATCGACAACGCCGACGCCATGCTCGTCTCGCCCGACCAGGGCTACTTCGTGCGCGAGAACCTGAAGCTGCGCCTGCTTTCCGCGCGCCTCTCGCTGCTCTCGCGCAACGAAGCCACGCTCAAGTCCGATCTCGCCACCGCCGACGCCACGCTCGCGCGCTACTTCGACGCCAACTCGAAGAACGTGCAGACCGTGCGCGAACTGCTCAAGGAAGTCGACGCCGGCTCCGCTGCCGTCGCGCTGCCCACGCTCGACACGAGCCTGCAGGCGATCCAGCAATTCCGGAGCCGGGGGTAAGACATGGCGATCCGTGGACTTCTCTGGCTCGCGCTCCTCTTCGTGATTGCCGTCGCGCTCGCGACGGTCGGCCGCTTCGACGCGGGGCAGGTGCTGCTCGTCTATCCGCCGTATCGCGTGGACGTTTCGCTGAACCTGTTCGTGGTGGGGATCGTCGTGGCGTTTTTGCTGCTCTACGCGATCCTGCGTTTCGTGCGCAATATCGTGACGATGCCGCGCCGTGTGGCCGCCTATCGCGCGCGCATGCGCACGGAAAAGGCCAACTCGGCGCTGCGCGACGCCGTGGGCAATCTCTATGCGGGCCGCTTCTCGCGCGCTGAAAAAGCCGCGCGCGATTCGCTCGCCGACGAGAAAAATCAGGGCGCCGCCGGCCTGATCGCCGCGAACGCCGCGCATCGTCTGCATGAATATGCGCGCCGCGACGAATGGCTCGCGCAGGTGGATGACGCCGACCTGCAGGAAGCGCGCTTGATGGCGACCGCCGACATGCGCGCCGACGGCCGCGACGCCGACGGCGCGCTCGCCGCGCTCACCGAAATGCGCACGCAAGGCGGCCGCCGCATTCACGCGCAGCAGATCGCGCTGCGCGCGCAGCAGCAGCTCAAGAACTGGGGCGAAGTGCTCAAGCTCGTGAAGACGCTCGAAAAGCGCGAGGCGCTGCACCCGGCCGTGGCCGTGCGCCTGCGTCAGCTCGCGGCGGAAAACCTGCTGCGCGAGCGCCGTCACAACGCCGACGCGCTGCTCGAACTGTGGGGCACGCTCTCGCCGGTCGAGCGCCATTCGCCGCGTCTCGCCGACTGCGCCGCCGAGCTGCTCGTCGCGCTCGAACGCCAGGCCGACGCGCGCAAGATCGTGGAAGAAGCGCTCGCGCAGAACTGGGACGCGCGCCTGCTGCGCCGCTATCCCGACACCGCGGGCCCCGACGCCTTGCCGCTCATCCAGAAGGCGGAAGCGTGGCGCAAGGAACGCCCCGAAGACGGCGACCTGCTGTTCGCGCTCGGCCGTTTGTGCCTCAAGCAACAGCTGTGGGGCAAGGCGCAGTCGTTCCTCGAAGCGGCCGTCAAGTCGGCGCAGGCGCACGACAACGAACCGCTCAAGATCCGCTCGCATCGCGCGCTCGCGCGTCTGCACGAGCAGCTCGGCGACGGCGAGAAAGCCGCCACGCATTACCGCGAAAGCGCGCTGGCGATGAACGTGGTGTGATGCCGGTGATCTGATGCGTCGATGGCGCGTGGATTGCGCCAACTCCGCGCATCGACATGAAAAAACGGCCGCTTCGAAAGAGCGGCCGTTTGCTTTTGGGGCGGCGATCCGGCAAGAAGCGCTCAGCGATTCACCTGCTTCGCGGGCGCGGAGAGCGCGAGCAAACCGCCCAGAATCATGAACGCCGCGAGCATGTACATGCCCGAGTCGTTGGCCGAGGTGACCTGCTTGAGCCAGCCCACCATATAGGGGCTCAGGAAGCCCGCGAGATTGCCGATGGAGTTGATGAGCGCGATGCCGGCCGCCGCGCCCGCGCCCGCGAGCCACGAGGTGGGCAGGCTCCAGAACAGCGGCAGCGTGGTGAGAATGCCGAAGGTGGCGATGGTGAGCGCCGTCATGGCCAGCGTGGTGTCGTGCGCCCAGGTGACCGAGAGCACGAGCCCGATGGCGCCGATCGCCGCCGGAATCGCGATATGCCAGCGCCGTTCGCGCGTGCGGTCGGCGCTTTTCGCCACCAGCACCATGCCCACCACGGCCGCCGCGAACGGAATGGCGGAAAGCAGGCCGATCGCGAGCGCGTCCTTCACGCCTGTGGATTTGATGATGGTCGGCAGCCAGAAGCTCACGCCGTAGAGGCCCATCACGAACGAGAAGTAGGTGAGGCTCATCAGCAGCACGCGCGGGCTCGTGAGCACGGTCATGAGCGGCGGGTCTTCCTTGGTGGCGTCCTCGGCGGCGATGTTGCGTTCGAGCAGCGCGCGTTCTTCGGCCGTGAGCCATTGCGCGTTGCCGATGCGGTCGTCGAGCCGGAAGAACACCAGCACGCCCACGATCACCGAAGGCAGCCCTTCGAGCAGGAACAGCCACTGCCAGCCTTGCCAGCCGTTCGCGCCGTCGAAGGACTTGAGGATCCAGCCCGACACCGGCCCGCCGATCACGCCCGAGAGCGCGATGGCCGTCATGAACCAGGTGGTCATGCGGCCGCGCCGCTGCGCCGGATACCAGTAGGTGAGATAGAGGATGATGCCGGGGAAGAAGCCCGCCTCGCACAGGCCGAGCAAAAAGCGCATCACGTAGAACATGGTGGGCGTGGTGACGAACATCGTCAGCATGGACACCAGGCCCCACGTGACCATGATGCGCGCGATCCACACGCGCGCGCCCACGCGGTGCAGGATCACATTGCTTGGGACTTCGAACAAAAAATAGCCGACGAAGAAAATGCCCGCGCCGAAGCCGTAGACGGCATCGGACAGATTGAGCGCCGTGCTCATTTGCAGCTTCGCGAAGCCCACGTTCACGCGGTCGAGATACGCGACCACGTAGCAGAGCATCAAGAGCGGAATGAGCCGCCACGCGACCTTGCGATACGTGGCTTCCTCGAAGGCCGAGGGCGGCGCGCCCGCGCCCGCCTGCGGCAAGTGATTCGCTGGACTGGCCATGGTGTCTCCTGAATCGTTTCTGATTTTTTGCAGGAAGCTGCCCGTAAGCAGTCCGCTCATTCTAACCGCGCCGCCCGGCCGCGGCGGCGCGTATCGATCGGGGAAAACACCAGTGCTTCAATGACTTAGGTGCGTGCGACTAGCGCCTAGACGCAGCGCCCGCCATCCACTTCGAGACACGCGCCCGTGATGAATTTCGCTTCGTCGGAGGCGAGATAGAGGCACGCGTTGGCGATGTCCTGTGGCGTGGAAAATCGCCCGAGCGGAATGGTGGCGATAAAGCGCTGGCGATTCTCGGGCGTATCCGGCACGCCCATGAAGTCGGCGGTGAGACCCGTGTCGCCGATCACGGGATTCACGCAGTTCACGCGAATCTGGTCGGGGCCGAGTTCGGCGGCGAGCGCCTTGCTCGCGACGATCATCGCGCCCTTGCTGCCGTTGTACCAGACGAGTCCGGGGCGCGGCCGGATGCCCGCCGTGGAGGCGATATTGACGAACACGCCGCCGCCTTGCGCGCGAAAATGCGGCACGAACGCGCGCACGCTCCAGTAGAGCCCTTTCACGTTGACGGCGTAGACGCGGTCGAACTCCGCTTCGGTGACGTCCATCACGGGTTTGTTGCGATGCGTGGTGCCCGCGTTGTTGACGACGACCTCCACGCTGCCGAAGCCCGCGATGGCCGCTTCGCGCAGCGCCTGCCAGTCGGCTTCGCGCGTGATGTCGCCTTGCACGGCGATGGCCTTGCCGCCCGCGTGCGCGATCTCGCTTGCGACGCGCTCGGCGGCGTCGCCGTTCAGGTCGTTGATCACGACGTTGGCGCCCTCGCGCGCATAGGTTCTGGCGATGCCTTCGCCGAAGCCCGAGCCCGCGCCCGTGACGACGGCCGTCTTGCCGGTGAGTCGCATGCTGTCTCCGTTGTTGTGTTTGTCGCTGTGTTTGCCGCTGCTTTTGCCGCTGTTTTTGCCGCTGTTTTTGCCGATGAGCCTTGCCGCTCGCTCAGCCGTGACGTATCGCGATGGTCTTCAGCACGGTGAAGCCGTAGAGCGCCTCGAAGCCTTTCTCGCGCCCGTGCCCCGACTGCCGCGTGCCGCCGAAAGGCAGTTCCACGCCGCCGCCCGCGCCGTAGTTGTTGACGAACACCTGGCCCGCGCGCACGCGCCGCGCGAGCCGCAACTGGCGCGCGCCGTCGCGTGTCCAGATGCCCGCGACAAGCCCGTAGGGCGTGCCGTTGGCGAGGGCGAGCGCCTGCGCTTCGTCGTCGAAAGGCATGGCGGCGAGCACCGGCCCGAACACTTCTTCCTGGGCGAGACGGCTTTGCGGCGGCACGTCGCGCAGTAACGTGGGCAGTTCGTAGAAGCCGCCTTCGGGGGCTTCGGCGGCGAGCTGGCCGCGCGCGGCGGTGGCAATGCCGGCTTGGGCCGCTTCGTCGAGAAAGCCGCGCACGCGCCGCCGCTGTTTTTCGCTGATGAGCGGGCCGCAGTCGAGGTCGGCTTGCGCGGGACCCACGCGCAGCTTGCCGAACGCCGTGGCGAGCCGGTCGAGCAACGGTTCGTAGATGCCGCGCTCGATCAGCACGCGGCTGCCCGCCGAGCAGGTCTGCCCGGCGTTCTGCACGATCGCGGCCACGAGCACGGGCAGCGCGGCGTCGAGATCGGCATCGGCGAAGACGATTTGCGGCGACTTGCCGCCGAGTTCGAGCGTGACGGGCACGTGGTGTTCGTTGGCCAGTTGCGCGACGAGCTTGCCGGTTTGCGGCGAGCCCGTGAACGAGATGTGGTCGATGCCGGGGTGATCGGCGAGCGCCGCGCCCGCTTCCTCGCCCAAGCCCGTGACGAGATTGAGCGCGCCCGGCGGCAGGCCCGCCTCGCGCGCGAGTTCGGCCACGCGCAGCAGCGAGACGCAGGCGTCCTCGGCCGGTTTCACCACGCACGCGTTGCCCGTGGCGAGCGCCGCGCCCA
The Paraburkholderia acidisoli genome window above contains:
- a CDS encoding aldehyde dehydrogenase family protein, which translates into the protein MEEAKHFIDGEWCPPASGETIAAIDPSTGQPFAQLARGNAADIDAAVHAARRACEGAWGATSAAERGRLLLRLANLVSAHQEELAQYEAQDTGKPLKQARADAAALARYFEFYGGAADKLHGETLPYQNGYTVLTLREPHGVTGHIVPWNYPMQIFGRSVGAALATGNACVVKPAEDACVSLLRVAELAREAGLPPGALNLVTGLGEEAGAALADHPGIDHISFTGSPQTGKLVAQLANEHHVPVTLELGGKSPQIVFADADLDAALPVLVAAIVQNAGQTCSAGSRVLIERGIYEPLLDRLATAFGKLRVGPAQADLDCGPLISEKQRRRVRGFLDEAAQAGIATAARGQLAAEAPEGGFYELPTLLRDVPPQSRLAQEEVFGPVLAAMPFDDEAQALALANGTPYGLVAGIWTRDGARQLRLARRVRAGQVFVNNYGAGGGVELPFGGTRQSGHGREKGFEALYGFTVLKTIAIRHG
- a CDS encoding MFS transporter, which codes for MASPANHLPQAGAGAPPSAFEEATYRKVAWRLIPLLMLCYVVAYLDRVNVGFAKLQMSTALNLSDAVYGFGAGIFFVGYFLFEVPSNVILHRVGARVWIARIMVTWGLVSMLTMFVTTPTMFYVMRFLLGLCEAGFFPGIILYLTYWYPAQRRGRMTTWFMTAIALSGVIGGPVSGWILKSFDGANGWQGWQWLFLLEGLPSVIVGVLVFFRLDDRIGNAQWLTAEERALLERNIAAEDATKEDPPLMTVLTSPRVLLMSLTYFSFVMGLYGVSFWLPTIIKSTGVKDALAIGLLSAIPFAAAVVGMVLVAKSADRTRERRWHIAIPAAIGAIGLVLSVTWAHDTTLAMTALTIATFGILTTLPLFWSLPTSWLAGAGAAAGIALINSIGNLAGFLSPYMVGWLKQVTSANDSGMYMLAAFMILGGLLALSAPAKQVNR
- a CDS encoding heme biosynthesis protein HemY, with the protein product MAIRGLLWLALLFVIAVALATVGRFDAGQVLLVYPPYRVDVSLNLFVVGIVVAFLLLYAILRFVRNIVTMPRRVAAYRARMRTEKANSALRDAVGNLYAGRFSRAEKAARDSLADEKNQGAAGLIAANAAHRLHEYARRDEWLAQVDDADLQEARLMATADMRADGRDADGALAALTEMRTQGGRRIHAQQIALRAQQQLKNWGEVLKLVKTLEKREALHPAVAVRLRQLAAENLLRERRHNADALLELWGTLSPVERHSPRLADCAAELLVALERQADARKIVEEALAQNWDARLLRRYPDTAGPDALPLIQKAEAWRKERPEDGDLLFALGRLCLKQQLWGKAQSFLEAAVKSAQAHDNEPLKIRSHRALARLHEQLGDGEKAATHYRESALAMNVV
- the hemDX gene encoding fused uroporphyrinogen-III synthase HemD/membrane protein HemX; this translates as MTPPWQPRAGGKAQPDEWGGPADASQGASANAPFTVVITRPAGQSEALAAQLAQAGVATLDFPLIAIAPVADEAPLRAALNALERYAFVVFVSPNAVDRAFAAYTSISSIWPPALPVAVVGPASVAALARHGVATPGHTVISPTGAADEEPARFDSESLYAALEAHFGANGFADQRVLIVRGDGGREWLAERLREAGAEIDTVAAYRRVVPEPPIAAWTRVHALLEGAPHAWLVTSSEGVRNLDELAREHLTAGEVVELHHAPLVAPHPRIAETARSMGFDRMTVSGAGDERIVETLLGLVSSQVRPAADPVVQPVQNTPAATPVHSRMTDSNNSSSTTRSGAVTAAPENSGGSAAASAGTAGNASSGASASAASRPTYASSGGTGNLTPNNTGARRGGAGTALLWLVVVLVAAGAGAGGYVINRKLDRLDTQLVQRQQAADQQTAALRARADQAAQGAQQLDKQMAQLEGKIADAQTSQQALSQQYADLAKNRDDWSLAEVGQMLSSASEQLQLTGNTQLALFALQSADTRLAASSAPQALAVRKAIAQDIDKLKAAPSTDLSGMAIKLDTALGQIDALPLAGEAIVAHTKPEAPQPADIGKTAAAANEPKWKAWLNTFVAGVGQQVASLVQVRRIDNADAMLVSPDQGYFVRENLKLRLLSARLSLLSRNEATLKSDLATADATLARYFDANSKNVQTVRELLKEVDAGSAAVALPTLDTSLQAIQQFRSRG
- a CDS encoding SDR family oxidoreductase, with amino-acid sequence MRLTGKTAVVTGAGSGFGEGIARTYAREGANVVINDLNGDAAERVASEIAHAGGKAIAVQGDITREADWQALREAAIAGFGSVEVVVNNAGTTHRNKPVMDVTEAEFDRVYAVNVKGLYWSVRAFVPHFRAQGGGVFVNIASTAGIRPRPGLVWYNGSKGAMIVASKALAAELGPDQIRVNCVNPVIGDTGLTADFMGVPDTPENRQRFIATIPLGRFSTPQDIANACLYLASDEAKFITGACLEVDGGRCV